One Bacillus sp. 1780r2a1 DNA segment encodes these proteins:
- a CDS encoding aspartyl-phosphate phosphatase Spo0E family protein, with the protein MIIKRALDLMESIDECRQNMYELAKKRDLSDPEMIDISQQLDIKIAIFQNIIYEIPIFSSRNK; encoded by the coding sequence ATGATTATAAAGAGAGCATTAGATTTAATGGAGAGTATAGATGAGTGCCGTCAAAATATGTATGAATTAGCGAAGAAAAGAGATTTATCTGACCCAGAAATGATTGATATTAGTCAACAACTGGATATAAAAATCGCAATATTCCAAAATATAATTTATGAAATTCCTATTTTTTCCTCTAGAAATAAATGA